The following coding sequences lie in one Arachis ipaensis cultivar K30076 chromosome B03, Araip1.1, whole genome shotgun sequence genomic window:
- the LOC107633086 gene encoding pollen receptor-like kinase 3 — translation MAAVRSNNHNRRSHVFCVFLFIAVSLYSLPLSLSGDAESLQKLKQSFTNGDRLLYTWEPNTSPCENWMGLVCADGMVMGIRLSDMGLSGTINIDALAEIPGLRTLSFTNNSFTGPIPDFSRLGAIKVLLLSYNQFSGPIPSDFFSKLTSLKKVWIDSNSFSGQIPESLMELALLKELHIENNHFTGRIPAVKEDLTSFNASYNNLEGPIPEALARFGENAFAGSGNEKLCGKPLRRSCDSSGLPSSSSYTLPPLDKNQGSGSGSGWGMKIILFLFLAAVAALVFVFVKARRRNDEFGLMGRINSVDSMVDIHVASTNGYRAPEGXXXDLMKASAEVLGNGGLGSAYKAAMTNGLSVVVKRMRDMNKMGRDVFDAEMRQFGRMRHKNILGPLAYHYRREEKLFVTEYMPKGSLLYVLHGDRGTAHAELNWPTRLKIVKGIARGLSYLYTQFSTYDLPHGNLKSSNVLLSDDYEPLLGDFGFHPLINPTAAVQAMFAYKSPDYIQYQKVSQKTDVFCLGVLILEIITGKFPSQYHSNGKGGTDVVQRVFTAISESREAELIDPELQGNMGSQTQMLQLIHIGADCTESNPDKRLAMKEAIRRIEEVQV, via the exons atggCCGCTGTTCGCTCTAACAACCACAACCGCCGCAGTCACGTTTTCTGCGTGTTCTTGTTCATTGCTGTCTCTCTCTACAGCCTCCCACTGTCTCTCTCAGGCGACGCGGAGTCCCTTCAAAAGCTGAAACAATCCTTCACCAACGGCGATCGCTTGCTGTACACGTGGGAACCCAACACGTCACCTTGCGAAAACTGGATGGGCCTGGTGTGCGCCGACGGCATGGTAATGGGCATTCGCCTCTCCGACATGGGCTTGTCTGGTACCATCAACATAGACGCTCTTGCCGAGATCCCCGGGCTCAGGACCCTAAGCTTCACCAACAACAGCTTCACGGGCCCAATCCCTGACTTCAGCAGGCTCGGCGCCATCAAAGTCCTCTTGCTCTCCTACAACCAATTCTCCGGGCCCATCCCTTCCGATTTCTTCTCCAAATTGACTTCCCTAAAGAAAGTTTGGATCGACTCGAATAGCTTCTCCGGCCAGATACCCGAATCTTTGATGGAGCTAGCGCTTCTCAAAGAGCTTCACATCGAGAACAACCACTTCACCGGAAGGATACCCGCTGTGAAGGAAGATTTGACCTCGTTCAACGCGTCCTACAACAACCTCGAAGGTCCTATACCGGAAGCGCTGGCTAGGTTCGGTGAGAATGCGTTTGCTGGTAGCGGGAACGAGAAGCTTTGCGGGAAGCCGTTGAGGAGAAGCTGCGATAGTAGTGGCTTGCCTTCCTCGTCTTCGTACACGTTACCAccgcttgataagaatcaagggTCAGGGTCAGGGTCAGGGTGGGGCATGAAGATTATCCTGTTTCTGTTCTTGGCTGCAGTGGCAGCGCTTGTGTTCGTGTTCGTAAAGGCGCGGCGGAGGAACGATGAGTTCGGGTTGATGGGGAGAATAAACAGTGTGGATTCGATGGTGGACATTCACGTGGCGAGTACGAACGGCTACAGGGCGCCGGAGGGANNNNNNNNGGATTTGATGAAGGCGTCGGCGGAGGTGCTTGGGAACGGGGGGCTGGGATCGGCGTACAAGGCGGCGATGACGAACGGGCTGTCGGTGGTGGTGAAGAGGATGAGGGATATGAACAAAATGGGAAGGGATGTGTTTGACGCTGAGATGAGGCAGTTTGGGAGGATGAGGCATAAGAATATATTGGGGCCTTTGGCTTACCATTACCGTCGGGAGGAGAAGCTCTTCGTTACTGAGTATATGCCCAAAGGCAGCTTGCTTTATGTCTTGCATG GTGACAGAGGAACAGCCCATGCAGAGTTGAACTGGCCGACCAGGTTAAAGATTGTGAAGGGAATAGCAAGAGGGTTGTCATACCTCTACACTCAATTTTCCACCTATGACCTTCCCCATGGAAACCTCAAGTCCAGCAATGTCCTCCTCAGTGATGACTATGAGCCTCTCTTAGGTGACTTCGGATTCCACCCACTCATCAACCCCACGGCCGCCGTTCAAGCCATGTTCGCCTACAAATCCCCTGACTATATCCAGTACCAAAAGGTCTCCCAGAAGACCGACGTCTTCTGCCTCGGAGTCCTCATCCTCGAGATCATTACCGGCAAGTTCCCTTCCCAGTATCATAGCAATGGAAAGGGTGGCACCGATGTTGTTCAACGGGTATTCACGGCGATTTCCGAGTCCAGGGAAGCAGAACTCATCGATCCAGAGTTGCAAGGGAACATGGGATCGCAAACTCAGATGTTGCAGCTTATCCACATTGGTGCTGATTGCACCGAGAGCAATCCTGACAAAAGACTTGCCATGAAGGAAGCCATTAGAAGGATAGAGGAGGTTCAagtgtaa